The Geomonas agri genome contains the following window.
ACTGGTGATCGTTGAGCGCGAGGGACTCCAGGCTCAACTTGTCATGTACCTGGACCAGATCGCCGCTCTCCTGGAGATGCTGGCAGTGTGCAATCCGGGAATCCTTGTCGCCTGCGGATTCGACTTGGCCAAGGAAAGAAGAGGCCGCTCCAGGGCCAAGGCAACTGCCGCAACTCGCGCCGCAATGGGAGCCGAGTCGGCCGATGGAGACAGCGCCACGGAAGCATGATGCAGGCACCATCGTGGGGGATGCCCGCAGCATCCCCCATCTTCCCCCAGCTCGTTATCGCCCCCCAAAACCTTCCCAATGTTCCCGGTAAAACCTGGTCCACCTGCCCCTGAAATTCACCATCCTCCAACCTCTCGCCCCCCTTCTTCTGATCAACGGGTCATCAATCGCGATTCATGAGTCATCAAACGAGATCCACGAGTCATCACCTGCGATTAACGAGTCATCAACCGTGATAAACAAGTTATCGAACGCAATATATGAGTCATCAATCCTAATAAACAAGTTATCTAACGCGATAGATGAGTCATCAATCGTAATAAAAGAGTTATCTACCGCGATAGATGAGTCATCAATCTTGATAAACGAGTTATCGAACGCGATAGATGAATCATAAATCGTGATAAACGAATCATCAATCGTGATAAACGACTTATCAATCGCGATAGACGAGTCATCAGTCGCGATCAACGAGTCATCACCTGCGATTGACGAGTCATCATCTGCCATCAACGAGTCATCACACACGGTAGACGAGTTGTCGGGATAAGGAGGGGCGGGGATGGGGGGGCAGGGGCGCACAACGCCCCTGCCTCTTGAAGCGTGGTAAGCGCAGCATTATGGGATGATGACGGTAGCGGTATTGTTCGACTCGCTAATTTCCGTTATGGCGTTGGCAGGGTCTATGACGCCAATCAGGTAATGGTTGCCGGGGTTTGTCGTTCCCGTAGCGTAGCGGATTGAAATAGCCTTGTTCGCGCCGGCCACGATGCTGTTGATCCTGTACGTCCCGATCAGCGTGTCATCGTTGGAAAGTGTATCGTTCATGGAGAGATACACCTTCACCGTTATATTGCTGGCGCTTGCGGTCCCTGAATTGAAGGTAGTTAGCGTGCCGGAGACCGTGTAACTGCCGCGTTTTTGAGTCTTGGCCACCTTGGACCACGCTCCGTAAAGATCCGGGAGCAGGTTCGCTCCGCTGCCGCTGATGGAGACGTTGACTGTTCCATTAGGATCATCAGAGGGGATGGTCAAGATAGCGGATAGTGGTCCAACGGCGGTCGGGGTGAACGTTACCTGGACCGTGCAGTTCGCGGCAGGCGATACGGTTACCCCTGAACAGTTGTCGGTTGCAATCTTGAAGTCGGCGGCTCCCGAAAGCGATACTGTCCCCACGGTAAGGGGCCCCGTCCCGGTATTGGAAACAGTGAACGTCTGGGCAGTCGTAGTGTTCAGGTTCCGGGTGAAAAAATCGTACGAACTGGGCGAGACGGATATGTTCGGGGTGCCCGTCGTGGAGGCAAGATTCACGATACTCACCCCCCAAAGGGCCATGCCCGAGTAGCTTCCCCCCCACGTCATGCTGTGGGAGCTGTTATCCCAGGTGTCGTGGAGGTGTACCGTGTTTGGGTCCTCGTAGCCCACCCCGACGATGGAATGTCCTTTCAAGTTGAGCAGCACCGGGCGTCCGGCGTCGATCTCTGCCTTGTACTGGGCAAACGAGAATCCTCCTGCGTGCGCGTTGTCGGTCATTTGTGTGTAGCAGTCGGTGACCGTGTATCCCCGAGCCTCGTAAAAGAGTTTCCTTCCATAGGTGCCGTCCAGGTCTGCCTCGTGGTAGACCTCCATGGCGGCGCAGGTAAGCGGTGTTGCCGAGTTGATATAGTAGAACGAGGTGGAACCGTCGACGTTGTTGTAGGCGGACTGGCTGGTCTTCATGTAGTCACCGACCGAGTCCCCCCAGGAGTGTTCTGTCCAGCTCGAAACATAAGGATCACTCCGGTTGCTCAGGTATGAGATCCAGTAATCGTCGATGGAGCCCCGGGTGGTTCTGCCGTCGACCCCCATGTGGGACGCGATGAGCGGGTTGTTGGGATACTCGTCACCGATAGCGTCGGTCCATCGCCCCCAGCCGGGATCTTCTGCTAGTGGGATGACGCCGCTCCCGGTCGGGCCCGTGTACATGTTCGGGTATCCGGTACGGTCGTAGTACCCGGCGATCATTGAGCCGGAAACGGCTGAACAGCCGAAGACCCACCGGAAGGCCGGCACCGCCGCCAGCGAGTTCGTCCCCGCAGCCGGCATGGGTGCTGGTAGGGAACTCGCTGCGCGAACGTAATAGCCTGGGGGAGGTTTCGGAGGGCCGTTTATGTCGGCCCGATGCAGCACGCTGTCGTCGCTGTAGAGGGTGGCCTGAGTGCTGAAGTAGGGATTGATCCGTTTCAAGGGGCCTTGCGCTACGGGGACCTTGTCCGCGGGAGGCTGGGCGTAGACGGACAGAGGGGAGAGGGTGGCAAGGAGCGAGATCACTACCAAAGAGCAGAAGGCTGTTAACGGTCTTCTCATAGACGTTCCCTCCATTCGCGTTTATGGCAGTTGTGTGTGGTAGCCGGCGCTGTGCCGGCAGCAGGTCCTCTCTGGAGTCTAACAGCAATCTCAAAGGAAACAGGGGCGTTAGTAGATAACGTCGGGAGCTAAACGAAATGTCACATCGAGCAGTACAGCCGGAGGAGGCAGGAAGACAAAAGTAAAGCCCCCTACCAACCTTCGATAGGGGGCTTCTACTACACAAACCAAGGAGATTTCTTTCTAGCACAAGTTTATTCTAATGTAAATAAAAATTAACTGAGCTGTTGCCTTTTAACCACAGCTTCTTAAAGGCGAGATGTTCTCTGTGTGGTGATAGTGATACCCAGTAGCGGCCGTTATGGCATGTTCGTTTGATGCACTGGGGCTATTGATTTTGGCAACGGATCTGGGACTATCTGATTTTTCAAGGATTGTTGTGCAAAACATTTGTGGTTTACTTTACAAACCTGCGCTGCCGACAGAGACCGGCGACCGATTGCATGTGCAAGCGGCGAGGGTTCCAGGCGAGGACAAGAAGGGTGCCCGTGCCATGCGAGACGGCCGCCGGCATGACAAGGTAGCCACACCAGTGTTGCGAGGAAAACAGGTATGAACACAAAGACAGCAAGTCCCTCTGATCGTGTCCTGAACAATCTCGGCCAACTGATCCCCGACCTGGAAGCACTCTACAAGGAAGTGCATGCCCATCCCGAGTTGTCGATGCAAGAAACGCGAACGGCTGCGCTGGCGGCGGACTGGCTTGTCAGTGCAGGTTACGAGGTGACGACCGGTGTCGGCAAAACGGGAGTGGTAGGCCTGCTCCGCAACGGGGAAGGGCCGACGGTGATGCTGCGTGCCGACATGGATGCACTACCTATTAAAGAGGGAACCGATCTTTCCTACGCGAGCCAGGAGACCACGGCAGATACAGAAGGAAAAGTCGTGCCGGTCGGACACATGTGTGGCCATGATATGCATGTTGCCTGGCTCGCCGGCGCCGCCTCCTTGTTCGCCCAGGAACGCAATGCCTGGCAAGGGACGTTGATGGTGGTCTTCCAGCCTGGCGAGGAGACGGCGCAGGGAGCCCAGGCTATGATCGACGATGGCCTCCTCGCCCGTTTTCCCCGACCCGTTGTGGTGCTTGGGCAGCACGTCATGCTTGGAGCGGCCGGTGATGTCGCCGGAAGTGCCGGTCCCATAACCTCGGCGGCTGACAGCCTTCAAATCAAGCTGTTCGGCCGCGGTGCCCACGGATCGATGCCGCAAGCCAGCGTTGATCCCGTGGTCATGGCCGCGAGCATCGTCCTGCGGCTTCAGACTATCGTTTCTCGTGAGGTGGCCGCGACCGAGGCCGCGGTCGTCACGATCGGCGTCGTGCAAGCCGGCACGAAGGAGAACGTCATACCTGACGATGCGATCATAAAGCTGAACGTTCGGACATTCGATGCCGGTGTGCGCGAGCGAGTGCTGGCTGCCATCGAACGTATTGTCAACGCCGAAGCGGCAGCTTCAGGTGCCCCTCGGAGTCCGGAGATCACGCCCCTGGACCAGTATCCGCTCAATGTGAACGACGAGGCGGCAAGCCAACGGATCGCCGAAGCCTTCCGCACTCATTTCTCCCCGGAGCGCGTGCACCACACCGGGCCGGCGCCGGCAAGCGAGGACTTCGGCTGTTTCGGCACGGCCTGGCGCGTGCCGTCGGTCTTCTGGTTTGTCGGTGGCACCGACAGGGAAAACTATGCAAAGGCGAAAGAGGCCGGAACGCTGAATAAACTGCCGGTCAACCATAGTCCTCAATTCGCGCCTGTGCTCCATCCAACCTTGGAAACCGGTGTCGAGGCCATGGTCGTTGCGGCGCTGGCGTGGCTGGCGTCATAGGAGGTAGGGAAGCCGGACGACGGTGTGGTGGGGAGTAGCGGGGGGTGAGATGAGAGAGGGCGGGATGGCAACACTTCTCCTGGTGCTTGATCTCACGGGTACGTTTGTTTTCGCGCTGAGCGGAGCGACGGCTGGGATAAAACGCCGCCTCGACCTGTTCGGGGTCCTGGTCCTGTCGTTTGCGGCAGGCAATGCCGGAGGCATAGCCCGCGACTTGTTGATCGATGCTACGCCACCGGCAGCGATCAGCAACTGGTACTACCTGGCGGTGTCGCTGCTTGCAGGAATAGTGACCTTTTGGCGTCCTTCCGTCATCGACCGTTTGCGCAACCCGGTACTCCTGTTCGACGCCGCGGGACTGGGGCTCTTCGCTGTTGCCGGCACGCAGAAAGCTCTCGTATTCGGTCTCAACCCGGCCATGGCAGCGGTGCTCGGCATGCTGACCGGGATCGGGGGCGGCATGAGCCGCGACGTGCTCCTGACCGAGGTTCCCACCGTATTGCGTTCCGATATTTATGCAGTGGCGGCTCTGGCTGGTGCCGTCGTGGTTGTGATTGGCTCTGCGTTTCGGTTGCCTGCGCCGGCGGTGACGATTGCGGGTGCGGTTCTCTGTTTCGGGCTACGGCTCATGGCTATCCGCTGGGGCTGGCATCTACCGATCGCCAGCGAACCCAAGCAACCGGAACCGCCTGGGTCGAAGAAAAAGAAGGGTGACGACGCAACCAAGCGCTGAGGTGTAGATTCTTGGTAGACGCTTGCCATGCTGCGCACGACGGCGAGAGTGCCTGGCACCGACAACACTTAACTCAACACGTTATGCGCCGCCTACGCAACTGGGGTAGGGGGCAGGCTCGCCGGGTATGATGGGGCACAGCTTGATCGGCGTAAGCCTCTTGAGACGGTCCGCCCATACTGCATCGTCGAGCTTGAGGGGAGTCTGCGATGCAGCGCCTCTTTCTGCCCATTGAATGGTGTAGTAGTCGCTCTCGCCTTTGATGGCTATGAAGAGCATGGTTTCGCTATACAAATCGCCAGTTGGGTTTGCGACTCCACAACCGACAACAGCAGCGAATGCATCGAACTTGTCGATCTTGAATGCCCCTAATCCAGCTCCGGTGAATGAGGTAGGGCAGGCCTGCTTGAATCCGCCAGCAATGCGGTTAGCAAGCAGCTGCGGGGTAGCCTTAGGGTTGGAGGCAAGCCCCTTCGCTCCTGTAATGGTGATCATCTGCGACCACTTCTTCGTGGTTTCCCCGATCAGGACCGATTCTCGAATGTATTGAGTGCCGTTGGTATTCTCAAAAACCGGTGTGAAACCCTTAGGAGAAGAGAACATCACGAGTTGGCCGAAAACCGGGGAGATAGTCTTCACCGAATATCCCTGATCTCTCAGTGCCTCGACCTCATTCATCTTTGGCGCATGGTCATCTGCCGCGGCAAGGTGACAGGTAGCGAGCAATGAAAGCAATAGCAGTAAAACTTTGACCATGATTTCCTCTTTAAGAAATTAATTGTGATCAGAAGAGGGGACGTATCAATGTGACCTTTGGCGTCTCCAAATATCAAAATCTCAGCAACGTCCCCCGGATTTCGCGGATTTCTTGCGCACGATATCGGCCATTCAAATCTAAAATCTCAAGAACGTCCCCCTGGTACTGACAAGAAGTCGGTTATATCCACTCCCTGATTATTTTCGAAGTACAAAAGATCGATCATGATAGCAGCATTGAGCAACACAACTCGGTCCTCGCCGTTTAGATTGCGATCCATGAACTCTAGCAAAAAAGTATCCGAATCAAGGAAGACTTCAGTCATAGCTCCGCCCCACTTTTTTGTAATGCGTGCTATTTCGACCCCATTTCTCATAAATGGAAAGGTCCAAACCTTAAAAATGCTTGAACGCATTTCACATATATTTTTCCCCTTGCTATTTATCAAACGAAATGCTTTGTCAAATATGCTAAGTTCACGTTCTAAATGTCCAATTTCTCTTCCAAGAGCATCCCGAATCTCAAGGCGTTGAAAAAAAATACGAAATGGATGCGATGCCACAAATTTAAGAACGCGATCAACTCCATAGATGTTGATATCAAAACTGCGCCAATGCCCGACTATCTGGCGTAATAGCGTTCCCATCAAACCTTTTTGCTGTTCAGCAGCAAAACCAATTTGTGCTCCATGCACGGTTAATATTTCGTATTTATTACGGGATTCAAAAGACAGTAACTCTATCAGTTCTTTTCGTTGCTTAATGACAACTGATTGTTCTTGCAAAAGTAAGTCAAGCATATAGCCTCAGATATTTCGTATTTGATGTTGTGATAGACTGGAATCCTGAGGGGCAGGTTTAGTCTTTCGCCTAACGCGGTGAACCCGTCCTGTGGTTGGTCGAGACCTTCCGGCCATTCTCCTTTATCCAGTCCCTGGTCAGCTGAAGCACTTTAAATTAAGATATCCTTTGTATCAAGCTAATTTTGCTGGCAACGGGCGGAATGCCGGGGGCAAGTGCGGGGGACGTTGTGTGGGAGGAAGGCGTTGATCCTGGGAGACTGCCGCGTCATGTGTATGACTACAAACCGGCAGCGAAGCTGCGAGAATAATTGCAGAGGGAGGGTGATGCCGCGGTGGGTGTAGCAGAGTGGTGCTATCGGCTAACTGCGCCAGATACTACTGCATGAAGAGAAAGGGCCTACAGTATTCACTGTAGGCCCTTTCTATTTGGAGGCGGCAATCGGATTTGAACCGATGAATGAAGGATTTGCAGTCTGATTTTTGTGTGTTTCAGTTTGTGTCAATATGTTTCATGTTGCGCAGGTAACAATTTATTTTTATTGACCTTTTTGTCGACATTCGATAATTGTTGTTCGTGCCTGTTTAGTGCCGTTTCATACGTTGTAGCACGGTGTGAGGCCACGGATCGGCCACGGATTTTACATCTCACGACAAAGAGGGAAGATAACATGTCCGACTTTAATGGAAGGTTTAGTGACTTTTTCTTAAAAAGCTTGAAATCCCAGATCGCGAAGGAACCGCCTGCTAGCGAGTATGACCTCAGGGAGCGGGACGGTTTTGGCATACGTGTCCGTCGTTCGGGCATGATCATTTTTTTCTATATGTACACAGTGGACCGCAAGCGTAAGTTCATGCGTCTTGGAACCTACCCCCCGGGGGAGGCCTCTCCACAAGGGATATCATTGTCCACTGCTAGGCAGATGCACGCCGAAGCCTTTGCCAAGGTCATGGCAGGTTTCGACCCGTTGAAAAATTCGAACCCCGAGGGGGGGCAGAAAGGTGCCACTGACATCGTAACTGTTGCGCAGTTGAAGGCAAGTTACATCGAACACATCACGATTAATCTTGTTCCAAGGAGTGTGAAGCACCAGGATAGCACCCTCGAAAAACACCTGATTCCGGTACTCGGTTCACGGCCTCTTGATAATATTCGGCGCGCTGATGCAATTTCGCTTGTGGAGTCGATTGCAAAGTCGTCACGCGGTGCCGCTAATAACTGTATTAAAGCAGCCAGAGCCATGTTCGAGTTCGGAGT
Protein-coding sequences here:
- a CDS encoding choice-of-anchor D domain-containing protein encodes the protein MRRPLTAFCSLVVISLLATLSPLSVYAQPPADKVPVAQGPLKRINPYFSTQATLYSDDSVLHRADINGPPKPPPGYYVRAASSLPAPMPAAGTNSLAAVPAFRWVFGCSAVSGSMIAGYYDRTGYPNMYTGPTGSGVIPLAEDPGWGRWTDAIGDEYPNNPLIASHMGVDGRTTRGSIDDYWISYLSNRSDPYVSSWTEHSWGDSVGDYMKTSQSAYNNVDGSTSFYYINSATPLTCAAMEVYHEADLDGTYGRKLFYEARGYTVTDCYTQMTDNAHAGGFSFAQYKAEIDAGRPVLLNLKGHSIVGVGYEDPNTVHLHDTWDNSSHSMTWGGSYSGMALWGVSIVNLASTTGTPNISVSPSSYDFFTRNLNTTTAQTFTVSNTGTGPLTVGTVSLSGAADFKIATDNCSGVTVSPAANCTVQVTFTPTAVGPLSAILTIPSDDPNGTVNVSISGSGANLLPDLYGAWSKVAKTQKRGSYTVSGTLTTFNSGTASASNITVKVYLSMNDTLSNDDTLIGTYRINSIVAGANKAISIRYATGTTNPGNHYLIGVIDPANAITEISESNNTATVIIP
- a CDS encoding M20 family metallopeptidase, with translation MNTKTASPSDRVLNNLGQLIPDLEALYKEVHAHPELSMQETRTAALAADWLVSAGYEVTTGVGKTGVVGLLRNGEGPTVMLRADMDALPIKEGTDLSYASQETTADTEGKVVPVGHMCGHDMHVAWLAGAASLFAQERNAWQGTLMVVFQPGEETAQGAQAMIDDGLLARFPRPVVVLGQHVMLGAAGDVAGSAGPITSAADSLQIKLFGRGAHGSMPQASVDPVVMAASIVLRLQTIVSREVAATEAAVVTIGVVQAGTKENVIPDDAIIKLNVRTFDAGVRERVLAAIERIVNAEAAASGAPRSPEITPLDQYPLNVNDEAASQRIAEAFRTHFSPERVHHTGPAPASEDFGCFGTAWRVPSVFWFVGGTDRENYAKAKEAGTLNKLPVNHSPQFAPVLHPTLETGVEAMVVAALAWLAS
- a CDS encoding trimeric intracellular cation channel family protein gives rise to the protein MATLLLVLDLTGTFVFALSGATAGIKRRLDLFGVLVLSFAAGNAGGIARDLLIDATPPAAISNWYYLAVSLLAGIVTFWRPSVIDRLRNPVLLFDAAGLGLFAVAGTQKALVFGLNPAMAAVLGMLTGIGGGMSRDVLLTEVPTVLRSDIYAVAALAGAVVVVIGSAFRLPAPAVTIAGAVLCFGLRLMAIRWGWHLPIASEPKQPEPPGSKKKKGDDATKR
- a CDS encoding phospholipid scramblase-related protein, whose translation is MLDLLLQEQSVVIKQRKELIELLSFESRNKYEILTVHGAQIGFAAEQQKGLMGTLLRQIVGHWRSFDINIYGVDRVLKFVASHPFRIFFQRLEIRDALGREIGHLERELSIFDKAFRLINSKGKNICEMRSSIFKVWTFPFMRNGVEIARITKKWGGAMTEVFLDSDTFLLEFMDRNLNGEDRVVLLNAAIMIDLLYFENNQGVDITDFLSVPGGRS